CCAACAACATAAAAATTGTAACCATGTAGATGCATAGGATGATCTAATCCAGTTACCAAATTTGTCCCTTGTAACACCAATTCAACTGTTGTATTATACTTCAATACTTTCACTTGTGTCCCAAATTTAGGCAATTCAAGCTCCAAAGGCAAAACATCATCAGTATAATTAAAAACATACGGCGGAAAATCGGGAAAATCCGCCCCAAACACGCCCTTAACGCGATTATAATAATATGCCTCGAGTATATTATACCTTGGTGGTGTCAAGAAGCTTATATTATTCATACTAGCCGATAATCGCGTTCCGTTTGGACCTTGACATGACCTAGTATTATTTTTTGGGCATGGTAATAAGTTGATTGAGACAGTTGAAACCAACCTTGTTTTAACTTTAGTGGGGACAGATATTGGATGGATTTTCGAAGCTAAACTCCTTAGACTAACACTGAAATTAATTGTTGAAGGTGTGTCATAATAAGAAGGTAAATAAGGAAGTGAAATAGGTGAATTattaaaattgtaattattttcttgatattttattaTGGCTGTTGTTGTTGAGTTATTAAATTGGACATTTGTACCATTAGTATATGCTCTAGCAgccatataataaaaattatttggattTTGATTGGCTTTTAATAGACAATCAAATGTTTGACCAGGACTTATGGCTATAAAATCTCTTGTTAATGGCTTTGTGTAACTTCCATCTGTTCCAACAATTGTTAATTTGTGATTTCTAATTgcaaaaaaaagaatttcatgCATTGCTGCATTTAAAATTCTTAGTAGGTAAGTTTTTCCAGATTTAATTTCTAGCTTGAAAGTtcctgaaaaaaaaatttaaaaaaaaaattaatatagaaaaagaatgaagaacGATAAAgtttaacttatatatactgATAATGAAAAAAAGGTTACACGATATATAGCAAGTAAACTTTACCAATTATTGTTGCAAGTATTATGTATCCTAAATAAAATGGGTAAATTTAAAGTTCTGGATTTAACATATTATAGATCTTTTCATATAgttaatgtatttatatattaagtttaAGTTATACACGTTGAcaattgaaaaaggaaaaagttacACTATATGTATAGCAAGTAAAATTTACCTATTATTGTTGCAAGTATTGTTTTCAGGATTACAAATTTAGCTTTTTTGTTATATAatatttcctataaatatgatcttttgttgttgttgaccttaaaatgtaaaatttctttatatCAACTATCAAGTAAATTGAACTCTTCAACATGATGTAACCTAATAGTGTGATAGTTATATGATGTAAAATATTCATGTTCAAACACCATATgaaatttgatatcatattaaagttttactaatttaaattcACGTCACGTACTAAAGAGTTTGATGGTACCTACCATGCTTTGAACATGGGTAATAATCACCAGGCTGACCATTAATCAAAAAAGCATCAGAAGTCTGTGGTTGACCTCCTGATCCAACAAATTCCTTTAAAACCTCCACAACACTATCCTTCCACCACTCAcctaacaataataataaaatttacaaaaaataaaaaaaataaaaaataagtagttattttttgaatttaaaagatAACTATGTGTAATTGATCATGATATAACGTTAAcgataatatataataaaatttgatgtttgGAAGGAATAATTGTACCTAAAATAATTGGTATTTCAGCATGAGGCTTAGGGAAAGGATAACTATGTCCGGGATTTGGATAAACAATAATGGCGCCATGAACTGTGGCACGTGCCCATTTGTTGTGCGCGTGCCACCAAATAGTGCCTTCTTCATCAGAAAGTATGATTGTTTGCTTGAATTGGGAGCCCGGTTGAATCGGACATTGAGTGATATACTCTGGACCATCTGACCATGGATTTCGCGGTTGTTTCACTCCATGCCTGATATACATAAAGTATAATCACcaaattaacaatatttttcttaGTCCAAAAAATCACCAAATTAGGTAGAAAAGTACAACATGAAACatatatcaaatcaacaacGCTTCAGAGATGAAATTCAGGA
This portion of the Solanum pennellii chromosome 12, SPENNV200 genome encodes:
- the LOC107006014 gene encoding laccase-15-like gives rise to the protein MAMKTYTLFFILLLANAAFANHYQFIVKETSIERLCKSKKILTVNGKFPGPTIYANKGSTLIVHVYNKSKYNITIHWHGVKQPRNPWSDGPEYITQCPIQPGSQFKQTIILSDEEGTIWWHAHNKWARATVHGAIIVYPNPGHSYPFPKPHAEIPIILGEWWKDSVVEVLKEFVGSGGQPQTSDAFLINGQPGDYYPCSKHGTFKLEIKSGKTYLLRILNAAMHEILFFAIRNHKLTIVGTDGSYTKPLTRDFIAISPGQTFDCLLKANQNPNNFYYMAARAYTNGTNVQFNNSTTTAIIKYQENNYNFNNSPISLPYLPSYYDTPSTINFSVSLRSLASKIHPISVPTKVKTRLVSTVSINLLPCPKNNTRSCQGPNGTRLSASMNNISFLTPPRYNILEAYYYNRVKGVFGADFPDFPPYVFNYTDDVLPLELELPKFGTQVKVLKYNTTVELVLQGTNLVTGLDHPMHLHGYNFYVVGWGLGNFDEKYDPKNYNLVDPPRRNNVVVPKNGWVAIRFRADNPGVWTMHCHIERHLTWGMQTVFIVKNGHKPEEHILPPPHYMPPC